In Lactobacillus sp. PV012, one genomic interval encodes:
- a CDS encoding zinc ribbon domain-containing protein: MKTCPNCHAEMTEDVKFCTNCGTKLDSATSQQPNTSNSGVSNGFSNFAETITTNVDFKKEGKNYWSWLKSGWFHPMEEVDGSSWYGISTLVAEIILTFIGVRILIGKGISEAIKGSTISIADKSMITKFVSGLVFKLSLLTIVICAALLAVTYFIRLFVYGRKENPFSFVNEVSHRASLGVIITVLSFLSLALFSSPSIGAIKWNVFLISAGLVLFTLAIYSMIFAGEGAVHDKYFGAILYAIAYAIILYIAWSVIKDMAVSAIMSQFHVDLGQFWNYMGGSRY; the protein is encoded by the coding sequence ATGACAGAAGATGTAAAATTTTGTACAAATTGTGGAACAAAACTAGATAGTGCTACTTCACAACAACCTAATACTTCAAATTCAGGAGTTTCGAATGGATTTAGTAATTTTGCCGAAACTATTACTACAAATGTAGATTTTAAAAAAGAAGGAAAAAATTACTGGTCTTGGTTAAAATCAGGTTGGTTCCATCCTATGGAAGAAGTTGACGGTAGTTCCTGGTATGGAATCAGTACATTAGTTGCTGAAATTATTTTAACTTTTATTGGAGTTCGAATTTTAATTGGTAAAGGGATTAGTGAGGCTATCAAGGGATCAACAATTAGTATTGCTGATAAATCAATGATTACTAAGTTTGTTAGTGGACTTGTTTTTAAACTCAGTTTACTAACAATTGTAATTTGTGCTGCCTTACTTGCGGTTACTTACTTTATACGCTTATTTGTTTATGGGCGTAAAGAGAATCCATTTTCTTTCGTTAACGAAGTATCACATCGAGCAAGTTTAGGAGTAATTATAACCGTACTTTCTTTCTTATCATTAGCTTTATTTAGCTCTCCAAGTATTGGTGCAATAAAGTGGAATGTGTTTTTAATCAGTGCGGGCCTTGTATTATTTACCTTAGCAATTTATAGTATGATTTTTGCAGGTGAAGGCGCAGTTCATGATAAATACTTTGGTGCGATCCTTTATGCAATTGCGTATGCCATCATTCTTTACATTGCCTGGTCTGTAATAAAAGATATGGCTGTTTCAGCTATTATGTCTCAATTCCATGTAGACTTAGGCCAATTTTGGAATTATATGGGAGGCAGTCGCTACTAA
- a CDS encoding TcaA 3rd/4th domain-containing protein, with product MKKFCPNCGKPVNPTDKVCGNCGHRLSDQKEPVEKVSKSTQLPQETEHSTQSSALDSKQQSSMKCPNCGKSVSPTDKVCGNCGYHLSEPSRVKKAPQQSKKSVSNFESKPQIQKRTQSVPRRPMKTKNKILLGLGIGVVIILGGGYYAGSQYFSQSNQVDRIFAAVKNPNANLSKDVISDDNTTKVTAASLKPFQNYYHENQKEADDLAESMKNNTNTSQVQLVKNGSNFLIFPKYVLKLRTYKPEISTNHDNSIVKINGKTIGNLTEDGASYTTTSPSLFPGKYNLEVQSDVSGRTLKTSSSVDVWNNKDINLDIKTQTFKIKGTPNADVYINDQKIGTLDNDGEATCEDYPMTKNMNLYLTTTYNKKTIKSEVITDLEGEIDSISDEENGTSNSGTVTMEDGSCIVEPQWDGVISKDDAEKLLDNAWSSPDSDEFIDGEDNKDYNDIKKVLKDIDKNEEINSADKEIVVESVSPAGKNMSAIIFKINWTFHKDDHDKDQTMEYKGGLIEKDGDDYKIKTIGIGKLTKDKRVDTDDDDD from the coding sequence ATGAAAAAATTTTGTCCAAATTGTGGGAAACCGGTTAATCCGACTGATAAAGTATGTGGTAATTGTGGACATCGCCTTTCTGACCAGAAAGAGCCTGTAGAAAAAGTTTCCAAATCTACTCAGCTTCCCCAAGAAACTGAACATAGTACTCAATCTTCTGCTTTAGATTCTAAACAGCAATCTTCAATGAAATGTCCAAATTGTGGGAAATCTGTTAGTCCAACTGATAAAGTATGTGGTAATTGTGGATATCATTTAAGCGAGCCTTCTAGGGTTAAAAAGGCACCTCAACAATCTAAAAAATCAGTTTCAAATTTTGAATCTAAACCCCAAATTCAAAAAAGAACACAATCTGTTCCTCGTCGGCCAATGAAAACAAAAAATAAAATTTTACTTGGCTTAGGAATTGGAGTAGTGATTATTTTAGGTGGAGGCTATTATGCTGGTAGCCAATATTTTAGCCAATCAAATCAAGTGGATCGAATTTTTGCAGCGGTAAAGAATCCTAATGCTAATTTATCTAAGGATGTAATTTCAGATGATAATACAACTAAAGTAACTGCAGCTAGCTTAAAGCCATTCCAAAATTATTATCATGAAAATCAAAAAGAAGCCGATGATTTAGCAGAAAGTATGAAAAATAACACTAATACTTCTCAAGTTCAATTAGTTAAAAATGGCTCTAACTTCTTAATTTTTCCTAAGTATGTTTTGAAATTGAGAACCTATAAGCCAGAAATTTCAACTAATCATGATAATTCTATTGTTAAGATTAACGGGAAAACTATTGGTAACTTAACTGAAGATGGTGCTAGTTATACAACAACTAGTCCAAGCCTTTTTCCAGGGAAGTATAATTTAGAAGTTCAATCGGATGTTTCAGGTCGTACTTTAAAAACAAGCTCTAGTGTAGACGTTTGGAATAATAAAGATATTAATTTGGATATTAAAACCCAAACTTTTAAAATTAAGGGCACACCTAATGCTGATGTATATATTAATGATCAAAAGATTGGTACGTTAGATAATGATGGTGAAGCTACTTGTGAAGATTATCCAATGACAAAAAATATGAATCTTTATTTAACAACTACTTACAATAAAAAGACTATTAAATCAGAAGTAATCACTGATTTAGAAGGAGAAATTGACAGTATAAGTGATGAGGAAAATGGAACCTCAAACAGTGGTACTGTAACAATGGAAGATGGTAGCTGTATTGTTGAACCTCAGTGGGATGGCGTTATTTCTAAAGATGATGCTGAGAAACTATTGGATAATGCATGGTCCTCACCAGATTCTGATGAATTTATTGATGGTGAAGACAATAAAGACTACAACGATATTAAGAAAGTGCTTAAGGATATTGATAAAAATGAAGAAATAAATTCCGCTGACAAGGAAATCGTTGTTGAGTCAGTGAGTCCTGCTGGAAAAAATATGAGTGCAATAATCTTTAAGATTAATTGGACTTTCCATAAAGATGATCATGATAAAGATCAAACTATGGAGTATAAAGGTGGCTTAATCGAAAAAGATGGTGATGATTACAAGATTAAAACCATTGGAATAGGTAAATTAACTAAAGATAAAAGAGTAGATACAGATGACGATGATGACTAA
- a CDS encoding helix-turn-helix domain-containing protein produces MVKLGAALKNIRLQAGITQQEMCEGVCSVSAYSKIERDIHNIDIDTLCEIFDNNLGVIDVDSFLKIMLSENSKSEESRLLESISQALVLKDKDKFEKIRKEAINKNLSELIKEGLAYAETSFGIAKKWPATPEIKKRIQILYRVENWGGIAVSNLRTLLPFMDSKERVSFIKLVHRTFKGEDLDNDFRTEFLFLLVDYLKILLNDEAPKEDFILPFNIVGEIASPLYDEGHFGYSFIVKKIEAIVTEDKDLYRDIVVIQKAIKMVPEDESESLEDNKYYQKRNLK; encoded by the coding sequence ATGGTAAAATTAGGAGCTGCACTAAAGAACATACGTCTTCAAGCAGGCATTACACAACAAGAAATGTGTGAAGGTGTATGTTCTGTATCAGCCTATTCTAAAATTGAAAGAGATATTCATAATATTGATATAGATACGCTTTGTGAAATTTTTGATAACAACCTTGGTGTAATAGATGTTGACAGCTTTTTAAAAATTATGTTAAGTGAAAATTCTAAATCTGAAGAATCAAGGTTACTAGAAAGTATTTCTCAGGCACTTGTTTTAAAAGATAAAGATAAGTTTGAGAAGATTAGAAAAGAAGCGATAAATAAAAATTTAAGCGAATTAATCAAAGAAGGATTAGCATATGCAGAAACGAGTTTTGGCATAGCTAAAAAGTGGCCAGCCACTCCTGAAATTAAAAAAAGAATTCAAATTTTATATAGAGTAGAAAATTGGGGTGGAATAGCAGTATCGAATTTAAGAACTTTGTTGCCATTTATGGATAGTAAGGAAAGAGTCTCTTTTATTAAATTAGTGCACCGTACTTTTAAAGGAGAAGATCTAGATAACGATTTTAGGACGGAATTTTTATTTTTGCTGGTAGATTATTTGAAAATTTTACTAAATGATGAGGCTCCCAAGGAAGATTTCATTTTACCTTTTAACATAGTTGGAGAAATAGCTAGTCCTTTATACGATGAAGGTCATTTTGGATATAGTTTTATTGTTAAGAAAATTGAAGCTATTGTGACTGAAGATAAGGATCTATATCGAGATATCGTGGTAATCCAGAAAGCTATTAAGATGGTTCCAGAGGATGAATCTGAGTCGTTAGAAGACAATAAGTATTATCAAAAGAGGAATCTTAAATGA
- a CDS encoding helix-turn-helix domain-containing protein, with protein MKISELLKLIRTLTGKTQKEFSEGIMTESYYSKVERGIHQINADSFFELINKNYSDPKLERSIRRILVAGENTKRLEKISNELSKTLSDEEQTRQYYEKLYKEVKELNEEVPHSVYLNLLSLIVAVFPNLLNEQEKELLRIDLKKINSPTLITSSILLRLQYTTSLYSTAEIIKLMKILGQYIMKNKKDTYLYLKFAEVVVIGIFHGRYEKNEELREEVKKMLDCVLKLDPHNTTFIYIKIHIYLYEKEVLGEPYAKVNDAVSRVVENILPNYSAKQD; from the coding sequence ATGAAAATTTCAGAGTTATTAAAATTAATCCGCACCCTTACAGGAAAAACTCAAAAAGAATTTAGTGAAGGAATCATGACCGAATCTTATTATTCAAAGGTAGAGCGAGGTATTCATCAGATTAATGCTGATAGCTTTTTTGAATTAATAAATAAAAACTACTCTGATCCAAAACTTGAAAGAAGTATTAGGCGGATTCTAGTTGCTGGTGAAAATACAAAAAGATTAGAAAAAATAAGTAATGAATTATCAAAGACACTTTCTGATGAAGAACAAACAAGGCAGTATTACGAAAAATTATATAAGGAAGTAAAAGAGTTAAATGAAGAAGTACCGCACTCTGTGTACCTAAATTTACTTTCACTAATAGTGGCAGTTTTTCCTAACCTGTTAAATGAGCAAGAAAAAGAGTTACTTCGAATTGATTTGAAAAAGATAAATTCTCCTACTTTAATAACATCTAGCATATTGCTAAGACTACAATATACTACTTCTCTTTATTCAACTGCGGAAATAATAAAACTGATGAAAATTTTAGGTCAGTATATTATGAAGAATAAAAAAGATACTTATTTATATTTAAAATTTGCAGAGGTAGTTGTTATTGGTATCTTCCATGGACGTTATGAGAAAAATGAAGAACTGAGGGAAGAAGTGAAAAAAATGTTAGATTGTGTTTTAAAACTTGACCCTCATAATACGACATTTATTTATATTAAGATTCATATATATTTATATGAAAAAGAAGTCTTAGGAGAACCTTATGCAAAAGTAAATGATGCCGTAAGTAGAGTTGTAGAAAATATTTTACCTAATTATTCAGCAAAACAGGATTAA
- a CDS encoding peptide ABC transporter substrate-binding protein, whose amino-acid sequence MKVKQKLGVVTLVAISLLAAGCSKQNSKDETKNSELNWATTGEITTLDASKVADTASMGALVNMGEGLYRIDKTGKPKLALADKVTVSKDKKHYDFYLRKTKWANNEDLTAEDFVTTYRRISDPKTKSSSMGLMGLFKNGKDIVQGKKKVTSLGVSAPSKYHLHFDLQVPNTMLKEYLSLPSFYPQNSRILKKAGSRYGTSSKYFVANGPFKIKKWDPNQKNWVLIKNENYWDKKHVYLKKINVQSNASTITSYNLYQAGKSDNTFLDSSQIAANEKKKEFHDFPTYAITRMDFNFKNKALKNLKIRQAIAAAINRHELLKSLHSTSKPLLGLIPENYNKNPKTGTPLEKDAYVKEAVTYNLQRAKQLWSAGKKEENLKNLELTVLSDDSSSGEETAEYIQSNLSELPGLTVKVRHVPLTQQLALTAAKNYDLNIYSTSTQIPSAIDLLNNFKSTTPQSPGWDNKEYDSLLTDAINKNGADPIKQYQDYVKAEKLLMKQQVTIPLFEINNSVLIKSKVKGYIFMPNYLEFDFKSVYVN is encoded by the coding sequence ATGAAGGTTAAACAAAAACTAGGAGTTGTAACACTTGTGGCAATAAGCTTATTAGCGGCGGGTTGTAGCAAGCAAAATAGTAAAGATGAAACAAAGAATTCAGAATTAAATTGGGCTACTACAGGAGAAATAACCACTTTAGATGCAAGTAAAGTTGCAGATACTGCAAGTATGGGTGCATTGGTAAATATGGGTGAAGGTTTGTATCGAATTGATAAGACCGGAAAACCAAAGTTGGCATTAGCGGATAAGGTTACTGTTTCCAAAGATAAAAAGCACTATGATTTTTATTTAAGAAAGACCAAGTGGGCTAATAATGAAGATTTAACTGCAGAAGATTTTGTTACTACTTATCGCCGTATTAGTGATCCGAAAACTAAGTCTTCAAGTATGGGGTTAATGGGTCTTTTTAAAAATGGAAAGGATATTGTTCAAGGAAAAAAGAAGGTAACTAGTTTAGGAGTATCAGCACCTTCTAAATATCACTTGCATTTTGATTTGCAAGTTCCTAATACAATGTTAAAAGAGTACTTAAGTTTACCTTCCTTTTATCCTCAAAATAGTCGTATTTTGAAAAAGGCTGGTTCACGTTATGGAACATCTTCAAAATATTTTGTGGCTAATGGACCATTTAAAATAAAAAAGTGGGATCCAAATCAAAAAAATTGGGTTTTAATTAAAAATGAAAATTATTGGGATAAAAAGCATGTGTATTTAAAAAAGATTAATGTTCAGTCTAATGCAAGTACGATCACTAGTTATAATCTTTATCAAGCTGGTAAAAGTGATAATACCTTTCTAGATAGTAGCCAAATTGCAGCTAATGAGAAAAAGAAAGAATTTCATGATTTTCCGACTTATGCTATTACTAGAATGGATTTTAATTTCAAGAATAAAGCTTTAAAAAATTTAAAAATTCGTCAGGCTATTGCTGCAGCAATCAATCGACATGAACTTTTGAAGTCACTTCATAGTACCTCAAAACCTTTGCTGGGTCTTATTCCAGAAAACTACAATAAAAATCCTAAAACTGGCACTCCTTTAGAAAAAGATGCTTATGTGAAAGAAGCTGTAACCTATAATTTACAAAGGGCAAAGCAACTTTGGAGTGCTGGAAAGAAGGAAGAAAATCTTAAAAATCTTGAACTTACTGTTTTATCAGATGACAGTTCTTCAGGCGAAGAAACCGCTGAGTATATTCAAAGTAATCTCTCAGAATTGCCAGGATTAACTGTGAAAGTTCGTCATGTTCCTTTGACACAGCAATTAGCACTAACGGCTGCTAAAAATTATGATCTAAATATTTATTCTACTTCTACACAAATTCCTAGTGCGATTGATCTCTTAAATAATTTCAAAAGTACAACGCCACAAAGTCCGGGCTGGGATAATAAAGAATATGATAGTTTATTAACAGATGCAATCAACAAAAATGGTGCTGATCCAATAAAACAGTATCAAGATTATGTTAAGGCAGAAAAACTTTTGATGAAGCAACAAGTAACAATTCCATTATTTGAAATTAACAATTCAGTATTAATTAAATCTAAGGTAAAAGGTTACATTTTTATGCCAAATTACCTAGAGTTTGATTTTAAGTCGGTTTATGTAAATTAA
- a CDS encoding DUF4767 domain-containing protein, protein MKFCPNCGNKVKPEDNVCSNCGYRLKQKSNQASQPNSDSYPAPATRTEISRQSPSKKKHTAYKVFITLGILAVLGEGGYIAYQHFNQSSTSQIESSANSTNSSSSVTKTSSGKSSQESTTTSQSSGYWNSEKEAKFESFFADWAAGMNQNYTKYTGGQLRTDSGSEFPKMFDRFDVNDEPVSIGMSENGEGNNDYNVVAMYNYNKPGAPGTLHITYFFAFHNGNPVVLVDQSTNGDRIKATETENKKLSEGFVRIANE, encoded by the coding sequence ATGAAATTTTGCCCAAATTGTGGAAACAAAGTTAAGCCAGAGGATAATGTTTGTAGTAATTGTGGTTATCGCCTTAAGCAAAAAAGTAATCAGGCATCTCAGCCAAATTCAGATTCTTATCCAGCACCAGCAACTCGTACTGAAATTTCAAGACAGTCTCCCTCAAAAAAGAAGCATACTGCCTATAAGGTTTTCATTACTTTAGGCATCCTTGCAGTATTAGGAGAAGGAGGATACATTGCTTATCAGCATTTTAATCAATCTTCTACTTCGCAAATTGAGTCTTCTGCCAATTCTACAAATTCAAGCAGTTCAGTTACTAAAACTAGTAGTGGAAAAAGTAGCCAAGAGAGTACAACAACTAGTCAAAGTTCAGGTTATTGGAATTCAGAAAAGGAAGCAAAATTTGAAAGCTTTTTTGCTGATTGGGCTGCAGGGATGAACCAGAATTATACAAAGTACACAGGTGGTCAATTGCGTACAGATTCTGGTAGTGAATTTCCTAAAATGTTTGATCGTTTTGATGTAAATGATGAACCGGTTTCAATTGGAATGAGTGAAAATGGGGAAGGAAATAATGATTATAATGTGGTAGCAATGTATAATTATAATAAACCTGGCGCTCCTGGCACACTTCATATTACCTACTTTTTTGCTTTTCATAATGGTAATCCAGTGGTCTTAGTAGATCAAAGCACGAATGGGGACCGCATAAAGGCAACAGAGACAGAAAATAAGAAATTAAGTGAGGGCTTTGTTCGAATTGCAAATGAATAA
- a CDS encoding SLAP domain-containing protein — MKKSIKYSATVLGTVLALAPAVAGGVNAKAADADSAAVVATSSATDSSAASSAASSADVSAASSASSSVASAATSSADSSVASSATSSAASAASSSASQASSAASDAKKDDTKKADKKKSTKKTLVFKHNAFIYNAKGKRVAKSGVIKKNTKREVAKLEEKTIKGKKYVKIAKDQYVKLANVKVEDAKATSKKTAKKETSKKATKKTTKVTKKTTKDTKKVATKDTKKAAKDSKKLTTKDTKKATKDSKKVAAKDTKKATTKKAVKASKTVKADTKAKKATK, encoded by the coding sequence ATGAAAAAATCTATTAAGTATTCTGCAACTGTTTTAGGAACTGTTCTTGCATTAGCACCTGCAGTTGCTGGTGGAGTTAATGCTAAAGCTGCAGATGCAGACTCTGCTGCTGTTGTAGCAACTAGTAGTGCTACAGATTCTTCTGCTGCTTCTAGCGCTGCAAGTAGCGCAGATGTTTCAGCTGCAAGTTCTGCTTCATCTTCAGTAGCAAGTGCTGCAACTAGCTCTGCTGATTCTAGTGTTGCAAGTTCTGCAACTTCTTCAGCAGCTAGTGCTGCTTCATCAAGTGCAAGCCAAGCTTCAAGCGCTGCAAGTGATGCTAAAAAGGATGACACTAAGAAAGCAGATAAGAAGAAGTCTACTAAGAAGACTTTAGTATTCAAGCACAATGCATTTATTTACAATGCTAAGGGTAAGCGTGTTGCTAAGAGTGGCGTAATTAAGAAAAACACTAAGCGTGAAGTTGCCAAACTTGAAGAAAAGACTATCAAGGGTAAGAAATACGTTAAAATTGCTAAAGACCAATACGTTAAATTAGCTAATGTTAAGGTTGAAGATGCTAAAGCAACTTCAAAGAAAACTGCTAAGAAGGAAACTTCAAAGAAAGCTACTAAAAAGACTACTAAGGTAACTAAGAAAACTACCAAAGATACTAAGAAAGTAGCAACTAAAGACACTAAAAAAGCTGCCAAGGATAGCAAAAAGTTAACTACTAAAGATACTAAGAAAGCTACCAAAGATAGCAAAAAGGTAGCTGCTAAAGATACTAAGAAAGCTACTACTAAAAAAGCTGTAAAAGCTTCAAAAACTGTTAAAGCTGATACTAAAGCTAAAAAAGCAACTAAGTAA
- a CDS encoding SLAP domain-containing protein: protein MKNKFILLTGVTLLGLSLASSVNAASINTNLIHNSYVYSGSGKRLNKKTLKKNSIIKVLDTKTIKNKKYVKIAKDQYVKATNVAMPIKRTLTHNAYIYNDKGKRVKKVVLKKNSKVTTFETVTINKKKFYRIGKDQYVKVGNFKPTKILSSDNKIEKTLKQTAALYDEEGNVIKGDYVQEGTTLEIKGTKTIDGERYYQTAGGYIKAAMFEDKGVDSTKLSTSVNFEKLSNTISSTSLTTTQLQEKYHKADEKVRRDYDEALATAKKVLADKNASTQDLTIANNDLQVAFNAINGEQ from the coding sequence ATGAAGAACAAATTTATATTATTGACCGGTGTTACCTTATTAGGTTTGAGTTTGGCGTCTTCGGTAAATGCTGCCAGTATTAATACTAATTTAATTCATAATAGTTATGTTTATTCAGGTAGTGGAAAACGTCTTAATAAAAAGACATTAAAGAAAAATAGTATCATTAAAGTCCTAGATACCAAAACAATTAAGAATAAAAAATACGTTAAGATTGCTAAAGACCAATACGTTAAAGCTACTAATGTAGCAATGCCAATTAAAAGAACTTTAACCCATAATGCTTATATTTATAACGATAAAGGTAAGCGTGTTAAGAAAGTAGTTTTAAAGAAAAATAGTAAAGTGACTACTTTTGAAACGGTAACAATTAATAAGAAAAAATTTTATCGTATTGGGAAAGATCAATATGTTAAAGTAGGAAACTTTAAGCCAACAAAAATTTTATCTTCAGATAATAAGATTGAGAAAACTCTTAAACAGACTGCTGCTTTGTACGATGAAGAAGGAAATGTAATTAAAGGTGATTATGTTCAAGAAGGTACTACTTTAGAGATAAAAGGTACTAAAACTATCGATGGTGAAAGATACTATCAAACGGCTGGGGGTTATATTAAGGCTGCAATGTTTGAGGATAAAGGAGTAGATTCAACTAAATTATCAACAAGCGTTAATTTTGAAAAGTTGAGTAATACAATTTCTTCAACTAGCTTAACTACTACTCAATTGCAAGAAAAATATCATAAAGCTGATGAAAAAGTTCGTCGTGATTATGATGAAGCACTTGCTACAGCTAAAAAAGTATTAGCAGACAAAAATGCAAGTACTCAGGACCTCACAATTGCAAACAATGATCTACAAGTAGCTTTTAATGCAATAAATGGAGAACAATAA
- the alsS gene encoding acetolactate synthase AlsS gives MEKKIYGADIIIDSLKKHNIDLVFGIPGAKIDRLFEALDGKDSADSPQLIVTRHEQNAVFMAQAYGRLTGKTGVAIATSGPGVGNLTTGLMTADAEGDPVLAIGGQVQRKDLYRATHQSTPAKQLMAPITQFSAEIQDPNNISETMANAIEATQNAPKGAAFVSLPQDIDDAIITEKPLPVYPYPKMGPADPADLKKVVELIKESKLPVILVGQRAGDESSTRALRKLLDKFPFPVVETYQAAGVISRKLEKDSYFGRVGLFRNQVGDRLLAKSDLVLAIGYDAIEYEPRNWNKEGNLRIINLDSVPAQIDNNYTPMMQLVGNITTSLKQLTDLFCDECYSYPDSSKKLLADFKAELDREIEVPKQTKPTKSHPLAIVKAIQNNVNDDTHVALDVGSHYIWMARYFRAYQPRHLLISNGMQTLGVGLPWAIVAALLYPERKAVAVCGDGGFMFSAAELSTAVEHNLNLVTIVWNDGGHYDMVKFQEELKYPQAAGVNFGEVDIVKFAESFGATGMRVNKPEELNEVLKQAFSTKGPVVVDVPVDYSHNKELAKNLIDSQLG, from the coding sequence ATGGAAAAGAAAATATATGGAGCAGATATTATCATAGATAGCTTAAAAAAACATAATATTGATCTTGTTTTTGGTATTCCTGGAGCAAAGATTGATCGTTTATTTGAAGCTTTAGATGGGAAAGATAGTGCAGACTCCCCTCAATTAATAGTAACTAGACATGAACAAAATGCAGTTTTTATGGCTCAAGCCTATGGGCGCTTAACTGGTAAAACAGGAGTAGCTATTGCAACCTCTGGTCCGGGAGTAGGAAACTTGACTACTGGATTGATGACTGCTGATGCAGAGGGAGATCCAGTTTTAGCCATTGGGGGCCAAGTACAAAGAAAAGATTTGTATCGTGCAACTCACCAATCGACTCCTGCAAAGCAATTAATGGCTCCAATTACACAATTTAGTGCAGAAATTCAAGATCCCAATAATATTTCTGAAACAATGGCCAACGCAATCGAAGCAACGCAAAATGCACCTAAAGGAGCAGCTTTTGTTAGTTTGCCACAAGACATTGACGATGCAATTATTACGGAAAAGCCTCTTCCTGTCTATCCTTATCCTAAAATGGGACCAGCAGATCCAGCAGATTTGAAGAAGGTTGTTGAATTAATTAAGGAAAGTAAATTGCCAGTTATTTTAGTGGGGCAAAGAGCTGGAGATGAATCTTCAACAAGGGCGTTGCGTAAACTATTAGATAAGTTTCCTTTTCCTGTCGTAGAAACTTACCAAGCAGCTGGAGTTATTTCAAGAAAGTTAGAAAAAGATTCTTACTTTGGTCGTGTAGGATTATTTAGAAACCAAGTAGGAGATCGGCTTTTAGCAAAAAGTGACCTAGTATTGGCAATTGGGTATGATGCAATTGAGTATGAGCCTCGCAATTGGAATAAAGAAGGAAACTTACGAATTATTAATTTGGATAGTGTTCCGGCTCAAATTGATAATAACTATACACCAATGATGCAATTAGTTGGGAATATCACTACCAGTTTAAAACAATTAACTGATCTTTTCTGTGATGAGTGTTACTCATATCCAGATAGTAGTAAGAAGCTGTTAGCTGATTTCAAAGCAGAACTTGATAGAGAAATTGAAGTTCCGAAGCAGACCAAGCCGACAAAGTCCCATCCCTTAGCAATTGTTAAGGCCATTCAAAATAATGTTAATGATGATACTCATGTAGCTTTAGATGTAGGTTCACATTATATTTGGATGGCGCGTTACTTTAGAGCTTATCAACCAAGACATTTATTAATTTCAAATGGAATGCAGACTTTAGGAGTAGGTTTGCCATGGGCAATTGTCGCTGCTTTACTTTATCCAGAAAGAAAGGCAGTTGCGGTTTGTGGAGATGGGGGCTTTATGTTTTCAGCCGCCGAGTTGTCAACTGCAGTTGAACATAATTTGAACTTGGTAACTATTGTTTGGAATGATGGCGGGCACTATGACATGGTTAAATTCCAAGAAGAATTGAAATATCCACAAGCTGCAGGAGTAAACTTTGGTGAAGTAGATATTGTAAAATTTGCAGAAAGTTTTGGAGCAACAGGGATGCGAGTTAATAAGCCGGAAGAACTAAATGAGGTTTTAAAGCAGGCTTTTTCTACAAAGGGTCCTGTAGTAGTTGATGTTCCAGTTGACTACTCCCATAATAAAGAATTAGCGAAAAACTTGATTGATTCTCAATTAGGATAG
- the budA gene encoding acetolactate decarboxylase, with protein MTTLYEHGTLASLMAGNFEGTLSLKELLKHGSIGVGTFNDLDGEGIILDGRVYQAESSGKINEITDLEQKVPFASVHFPEQGEKIELNNTDIKVIEDELPRKFNLRNVFAAVKLHGELSYLHTRIAPKQEKPYPSFLEVSKDQPEFTYENVSGTIIGYYAPAIFDTVTAGGWHLHFLSDDRQIGGHLLDFKSKKLVGNLEVFETFEQHFPIYNQEFRNGKVNLDTLRQDIASSEKA; from the coding sequence ATGACAACATTATATGAACATGGAACACTTGCTTCTTTGATGGCAGGTAATTTTGAAGGGACTTTAAGCTTAAAAGAACTTTTGAAACATGGAAGTATTGGAGTAGGAACTTTTAATGATTTAGATGGTGAAGGAATTATTTTAGATGGTCGTGTTTACCAAGCAGAATCTTCTGGAAAAATAAACGAAATTACCGATTTAGAACAAAAAGTTCCCTTTGCGTCGGTTCATTTTCCTGAACAAGGAGAAAAAATTGAATTAAATAATACTGATATTAAAGTAATAGAAGATGAATTACCAAGAAAGTTCAACTTACGCAATGTGTTTGCAGCAGTTAAACTTCATGGAGAATTATCTTATTTACACACACGTATTGCGCCTAAGCAAGAGAAACCTTATCCAAGTTTTTTAGAGGTTTCAAAAGATCAACCAGAATTTACTTATGAGAATGTTTCTGGAACAATTATTGGCTATTATGCACCAGCCATTTTTGATACAGTAACAGCTGGTGGCTGGCATCTTCATTTTTTAAGTGATGATCGTCAGATTGGAGGCCACTTATTAGATTTTAAGAGTAAAAAATTAGTAGGAAATTTGGAAGTTTTTGAAACTTTCGAGCAGCATTTTCCAATTTATAATCAAGAATTTAGAAATGGTAAAGTCAATCTAGACACATTAAGACAAGATATCGCTAGTTCTGAAAAAGCGTAA